The proteins below are encoded in one region of Lactuca sativa cultivar Salinas chromosome 3, Lsat_Salinas_v11, whole genome shotgun sequence:
- the LOC111920326 gene encoding uncharacterized protein LOC111920326 — translation MTSYSHLLGSSTKIPMLILEYYDQWADRMEDYLNGLDEELWDCINGIVQPPVNLQNIGSFATTSAVGDQQTRLNNNKKRCMRELRGVMPPLVYNYILGCKTSKEIWNILKEKYQGSEKTKINSVKQCLVELKEFRQKETETIEVYYDRLNELIYRCNRYGITRSLMEYNLTFVMGLRKEWRSVSMMIKNQQSFDNSSLNDVYNQLKTHESEEFEIMEEAKQNDEAVAFYLNNRVKKFLKRPFNTKGKKSEMKGNFTKSGVAEKKKFEKPEKNDDKVKEFKSEKKLKGDSGVDCHYRNGVNHFAIDCMLQKKEEKKNRVKDEAYYAEKVEEVCEKAKGLSLEESMKMKKVTLIRFGHSGLMMRK, via the exons atgacttCATATTCTCATCTGCTCGGATcatcaaccaaaattccaatgcTGATTCTAGAATACTACGATCAATGGGCTGATCGTATGGAAGACTACTTGAATGGTCTGGATGAAGAGTTGTGGGATTGCATCAATGGAATAGTTCAACCTCCAGTGAATCTTCAAAACATAGGTTCATTTGCAACTACTTCTGCTGTTGGAGATCAACAAACAAGGCTGAACAACAACAAAAAGCGTTGCATGAGAGAATTGAGAGGAGTTATGCCACCTCTTGTTTACAACTACATTCTTGGTTGTAAAACTTCTAAGGAGATCTGGAATATTCTCAAGGAAAAGTATCAAGGAAGCGAGAAGACTAAGATCAATTCTGTTAAGCAGTGTTTGGTTGAGTTGAAGGAGTTCAGACAAAAGGAAACTGAAACAATTGAAGTTTACTATGACCGCCTGAATGAGTTGATCTACAGATGCAATCGCTATGGAATCACAAGGTCCTTAATGGAGTATAATCTTACTTTTGTTATGGGACTTAGGAAGGAATGGAGGAGTGTTAGTATGATGATCAAAAATCAACAGAGCTTCGACAATTCATCTTTGAATGATGTATACAatcagttgaagacacatgaaaGTGAAGAGTTTGAGATAATGGAAGAAGCGAAACAAA ATGATGAAGCTGTAGCTTTTTACTTGAATAATCGAGTTAAGAAGTTTTTGAAAAGGCCTTTTAATACAAAGGGAAAGAAGAGTGAGATGAAAGGAAATTTTACGAAGTCTGGTGTAGCAGagaaaaagaaatttgaaaagcCTGAGAAGAATGATGACAAGGTGAAAGAGTTTAAGTCAGAAAAGAAATTGAAAGGGGATTCTGGTGTAGATTGTCATTATCGCAATGGTGTGAATCACTTTGCAATTGATTGTATGCTTCAAAAGAAAGAGGAAAAGAAGAATAGAGTGAAGGACGAAGCATATTATGCTGAAAAAGTGGAGGAAGTTTGTGAGAAGGCCAAGGGATTGTCCCTAGAAGAGAGTATGAAGATGAAGAAAGTGACACTTATCAGATTTGGCCATTCGGGTTTGATGATGAGGAAATGA